From the genome of Primulina huaijiensis isolate GDHJ02 chromosome 11, ASM1229523v2, whole genome shotgun sequence:
cgattgtccaaaaaaatacgctaatagacaacggttagaccgttgtcattgacactaaaaaaacgctcaaagacaacggttttatagaaccgttgtcgttcaccctaaaaaccgttgtctttgacccccaaaagacaacggttttcgctAAAACCGTTGtgaaaaacatacgacaacggtttttcacaaaaaccgttgtcgtatgtgtgttgttgtatgcagaatttcttgtagtgtctGAGCCTTTCTCCCAATACaaatggaaatgggaaaatgaaTTGGAACTTTCTTGTTGGTATTCGACAAAATTTATCTAGTCATTTAGAAAATGTTGAATTTAATCTCTTAAATTGTTTTGGTTGACGAATATACTTGGaattttttcattgatttaATTGTATTAATTGTTATGTTGAAGCTTGAAATTTTCTTAGCCTTCCTTGTAAAATAAATGCAGATGGAAAAATGAACTGAAACTTTCTTGTTTGTAGATGAATTGACAAAGTTTTATTAGCCTTGTATAAACATGagcataatatatttaatataaaaaaatgtgtgATTTTTTTCCTTGAGTGGAGTCTAAtgttaaacaaataaaatataaatttttttttaataaacgattataaatatttttggaacGTATAATTAGAtccatgcatttaaaaatatcattaaaatatttctctagtagtatttaaattagaaaattaaaaCACCATACCTTAATGACTAGAAAGGTGAATACTAGAAAGTTGTGGATATTCACCGGTGACCAAACCTTTCATTTCTCATCAAATTTATCGacggaaaaaataaattatttataagaaaaatattttcacttgcatctaatttaacataattcataatattaaattttgaaatttatgagATATACCTCAAGAATTAGAAAATCATGTATGATTTCATTAGTGATAACCAAAGCTTCCCTTTCTCGTCAAATTTATTGAAGGAAAAACAATTCATGGATTTTGAAGGTAAGCTAACATATTAGAACTTCAGACCGAAAGGTAGAGTTGTATGCATTTTATGTATAGAGTTGTAtgcattttaaagaaaaattcacATGCGTCGAGAAAAGAAATCTGTGATTCAcataacaacaaaaaaataaattatttgtacaAAAATTTCCGGGATTCGCAGCATATTAGCAGAAAGCAATATTTTCATTGTCAACAAATAATAAACGGATCAAACATCTCAAATGGAAACATGCTTTAATCGGGTGGTTAAAATCGTTTAAGAGCTACCTCAAATTGAAGTCGAAacagataatattttttacttccCCGCCTCTATGAAGGGAGGggcttattttaaaaaaattatatgccccGCCAGTGCCAGCGGCGGAGCATATAATTTATAAAGTTTTGATACCCGGCCTTTGAAAGAGGCGGAGCAACATATATTAAGGTAAAAAGTTAATACATTAGCTTGGAAGTGCTTTTTTTTCCATGTTGGAACTATCATAAATTATTTCATATACACAGTATTGTTAATGTTGTGTTCACTCTTTacgaaaaaataacaaaagattCTATTTCAAGTTTTCCTCTTGGAATGAATTAACTTGGTTGATCTTTTATAAGTTAAAGAAGTTTTAATCATCACTaatattgattattattttagaattttaaattaaatgataaGTGCTGTTATTGTTTTTAATAGTTTTCTATTTCCATTCTTTTTAAAACAGGAGGATCCCGCAATTGATCACCTATTTGAGGTAATAATTAAACTGAACTATGTCGTATTTGTTCAGCTTAGAAAACATATCGAATTCCATTAATAATGAAGTCTGAATATCGAGAGTAATTGTCGTAAAATGTAATAATTAATTGAGTATTTGTTATTGTATGTATGAGACTTGTGCCACTTTAATCTGCTCAACATGTCTAAATTAAAGAAGTTTTTAAAATGCGTTTGCTTGATAGTTGTCTGACATATCGTACGAAGCCTTTGTTGTTTTCTCCAGCTATTTCATGCACTAGAAATTAGATTCTCTTTATTTCAGATATGGTTATTAAtgaatgatttatgaaattcatATCTCCGTggacgtgcatgttatgtttaattttaggaaaaacaaaattattccTTTTATTCGAACTGTATCATAGAATTTATTATGAcatcgttttttttttccaatttgtGTTTTTTTCTATGTTGGAACCATCGTAAATTATTTCATGTACAATATATCGTTAATGATGTGTTCACTCTTCACCACAAAATAACAAAAGATTGTATTTCAAGTTTTCCCCTTGCAACGAGTTAATCTGGTTGATCTTGTATAAGTTAAAGAATTTTTAAAGTACATCTGATTTTCACCATTTGCGTTCATGCTGATCTCAAAATCTGGcttgtatttatttaaatggacATGTAATTACGGTTATAGTTATTTTGGCGCACATTTAgagcaattttattttttttctcttttagaTTGTTTTGATTGATAAATGTACTTGGCATTTTTTCGTTGATTTGACTGAATTTATCTTTATATAGAACCTTGAAAGTTTTCTAATCCTTCCTTTTAATAAAAATGCAGAAAACGAATTGAAACTTTCTTGTTTGTAGATGAATTGACAAAATTTATCTAGTAATTTGGAGTTTAATTCCTATAGtttgtattaatttttaattttcaaccgGGCGTGGCTGGCAtacttatttaatttgatatatttttactcAATTGTTTAGCGCTgtcatatcatattttttctTGTTTGGTGGGAGATGATTTATTggtttttttgttgaatttatcatatccgtttttatttttgtaggaAAACATTCCACATCAGGAACATGAACAGCCCCAGGTTTGTTTCGATTTAAATAACTTTTATGCTCAAGTTGTTTTTTTCCTCTCCCTAGATCTTCTCATCTCTTTTCTATATTTGGTATTCATTTAGAACATGTTGAATTTTCTCTCTTAAATTGTTCCGTTGACGAAtatattttggaattttttcTCCGTCTTCTCACTAatgttgattattattttagaaCTTTAAATGATATGTCCTGTTATTGTTTTGAATAGTTTTCTATTTCCATTCTCTCTCAAACAAGAGGATCCCACAACTGGTCCCACTATTGATCACGTATTTGAGGTAACTATTAAACTGAACTATATCGTGTGTTCTATTTGTTCTGCTTAGAATATGTATCGAATTCCATTAATAATGAAGTCTGAATATCGCGAGTAATTGTCgtaaaatgtaataataatttattgagTATTTGTTATTGTATATATGAAACTTGTGCCACTTTAATCTGCTCAGCATGTCTAAATTAAAGAAGTTTTTAAAATGCGTTTGCTTGATAGTTGCATCTTTAAAAATTCTTTAACTTATACAAGATCAACCAGATTAACTCATTGCAAGTGGAAAACTTGAAATTCAATCTTTTGTTATTTTGTGGTGAAGAGTGAACACATCATTAACGATATATTGTACATGAAATAATTTACGATGGTTCCAACATAGAAAAAAACacaaattggaaaaaaaaacaaacaatgtCATAATAAATTCTATGATACAGTTCGAATAAAAggaataattttgtttttcctAAAATTGAATATAACACACACGTCCACGGAGAGATGAATTTCATAAATCACTCATTAATCACCATATCTGAAATAAAGAGAATCTAATTTCTAGTGCATGAAATGGCTGGAGAAAACAACAAAGGCTTCGTACGATATGTCAGACAACTATCAAGCAAACACATTTTAAAAACTTCTTTAATTTAGACATGCTGAGCAGATTAAAGTGGCACAAGTTTCATACATACAATAACAAATACTCAATTAGTTATTACATTTTACGACAATTACTCTCGATATTCAGACTTCATTATTAATGGAATTCGATACATTTTCTAAGTAGAACAAATAGAACACACGATATAGTTCAGTTTAATAGTTACCTCAAATACGTGATCAATAGTGGGACCAGTTGTGGGATCCTCCTGTTTGAGAGAGAATGGAAATAGAAAACTATTCAAAACAATAACAGGACATATCATTTAAAGTTCTAAAATAATTATCAACATTAGTGAGAAGACGGAgaaaaaattccaaaatataTTCGTCAACGGAACAGTTTAAGAGAGAAAATTCAACATGTTCTAAATGAATACCAAAAATAGAAAAGAGATGAGAAGATCTAGGGAGAGGAAAAAAACAACTTgagcataaaaattatttaaatcgaAACAAACATGGGGTTGTTCATGTTCCTGATGTGGAATGTTTTCCTACAAAAGTAAAAACGGATAtgataaattcaacaaaaaaaccAATAAATCATCTCCCACCAAACAagaaaaaatatgatatgacAGCGCTAAACAATTgagtaaaaatatatcaaattaaataagtaTGCCAACCACGTCcggttgaaaattaaaaattaatacaaaCTATATGAATTAAACTCCAAATTACTAGAAAAATTTTGTCAATTCATCTACAAACAAGAAAGTTTCAATTCGTTTTCTGCATTTTTATTAAAAGGAAGGATTAAAAAACTTTCAAGGTTCTATATAAAGATaaattcaatcaaatcaacGAAAAAATGCCAAGTACAtttatcaacaaaaataatctaaaagagaaaaaaaaaataaaattgctcTAAATGAGCGCCAAAATAACTATATGGTTAATTAGGTGtccattcaaataaatataagcCAGATTTTGAGATCAACATGAACGCAAATGGTGAAAATCAGATGTACTTCAAAAATTCTTTAACTTATACAAGATCAACCAGATTAACTCATTGCAAGTGGAAAACTTGAAATACAATCTTTTGTTATTTTGTGGTGAAGAGTGAACACATCATTAACGATATATTGTACATGAAATAATTTACGATGGTTCCAACATAGAGAAAAACACAAAATGGAAAAAAACAAACGAtgtcataataaattttatgatacaGTTCGAATAAAAGGAATACTGAAATTGAACATAAAATGCACGTCCACGGAGAGATGAATTTCATAAATCACTCATTAATCACCATATCTGAAATAAAGAGAATCTAATTTCTAGTGCATGAAATGGCTGGAGAAAACAACAAAGGCTTCGTACGATATGTCAGACAACTATCAAGCAAATGCATTTTAAAAACTTCTTTAATTTAGACATGCTGAGCAGATTAAAGTGGCACAAGTTTCATACATACAATAACAAATACTCAATTAGTTATTACATTTTACGACAATTACTCTCGATATTCAGACTTCATTATTAATGGAATTCGATACATTTTCTAAGTAGAACAAATAGAACACACGATATAGTTCAGTTTAATAGTTACCTCAAATACGTGATCAATACTGGGACCAGTTGTGGGATCCTCTTGTTTGAGAGAGAATGGAAATAGAAAACTATTCAAAACAATAACAGGACATATCATTTAAAGttctaaaataataatcaacatTAGTGAGAAGACGGAgaaaaaattccaaaatataTTCGTCAACGGAACAGTTTAAGAGAGAAAATTCAACATGTTCTAAATGAATACCAAAAATAGAAAAGAGATGAGAAGATCTAGGGAGAGGAAAAAAACAACTTGAGCATAAAAGTTATTTAAATCGAAACAAACATGGGGTTGTTCATGTTCCTGATGTGGAATGTTTTCCTACAAAAATAAAAAGNTAGTAATTTGGAGTTTAATTCATATAGtttgtattaatttttaattttcaaccgGACGTGGTTGGCAtacttatttaatttgatatatttttactcAATTGTTTAGCGCTgtcatatcatattttttctTGTTTGGTGGGAGATGATTTATTggtttttttgttgaatttatcaTATCCGTTTTTACTTTTGTAGAAAAACATTCCACATCAGGAACATGAACAACCCCATGTTTGTTTCGATTTAAATAACTTTTATGCTCAAGTTGTTTTTTTCCTCTCCCTAGATCTTCTCATCTCTTTTCTATTTTTGGTATTCATTTAGAACATGTTGAATTTTCTCTCTTAAACTGTTCCGTTGACGAAtatattttggaattttttcTCCGCCTTCTCACTAATGTTGATAATTATTTTAGAACTTTAAATGATATGTCCTGTTATTGTTTTGAATAGTTTTCTATTTCCATTCTCTCTCAAACAGGAGGATCCCACAACTGGTCCCACTATTGATCACGTATTTGAGGTAACTATTAAACTGAACTATATTGTGTGTTCTATTTGTTCTGCTTAGAAAATGTATCGAATTCCATTAATAATGAAGTCTGAATATCGAGAGTAATTGTCGTAAAATGTAATAACTAATTGAGTATTTGTTATTGTATGTATGAAACTTGTGTCACTTTAATCTGCTCAGCATGTCTAAATTAAAGAAGTTTTTAAAATGTGTTTGCTTGATAGTTGTCTGACATATCGTACGAAGCCTTTGTTGTTTTCTCCAGCTTTTTCATTCTCTAGAAATTAGAATCTCTTTATTTCAGATATGGTGATTAATGAGTTATTTATGAAATTCATCTCTCCGTGGACGTGCATTTTATGTTCAATTTCAGTATTCCTTTTATCCGAATtgtatcataaaatttattatgacatcgtttgttttttttccattttgtgtttttttctgTGTTGGAACCATCGTAAATTATTTCATGTACAATATATCGTTAATGATGTGTTCACTCTTCACCACAAAATAACAAAAGATTGTATTTCAAGTTTTCCACTTGCAATGAGTTAATCTGGTTGATCTTGTATAAGTTAAAGAATTTTTGAAGTACATCTGATTTTCACCATTTGCGTTCATGCTGATCTCAAAATCTGgcttatatttatttgaatggaCACCTAATTATGGTAATAGTTATTTTGGCGCTCATTTagagcaatttttttttttctcttttagaTTGTTTTTGTTGATAAATGTACTTGgcatttttttgttgatttgattgaatttATCTTTATATAGAACCTTGAAAGTTTTCTAAtcttttcttttaataaaaatgCAGAAAACGAATTGAAACTTTCTTGTTTGTAGATGAATTGACAAAATTTATCTAGTAATTTGGAGTTTAATTCCTATAGtttgtattaatttttaattttcaaccgGGCTTGGTTGGCAtacttatttaatttgatatatttttactcatcatggtatgctttggtcgaccataaagcatgctttggtcgaccaaccaAGGCATGGTCGACCAAAGCAAGATGTTTTGGTATcttgctttggtcgaccaagataaAGTTTTGAAGTGGGTCGGTTTGTTAATCAAacgttgttttaattttttaatgaattaattataatttattatttataatatttaccaGATGGAACTAGTGAACAATTTAATGATAAAGAAATACATAACACAATTTATTACAAACACTTATTATCGACTTAATTTAAAttgataaacatgtgatattttTAGACATAAAAACGTAGACAATACTAAAAGTGACATATCaccaacaataaaaaaaaaaacacacacacaacaaTAAAGATAAGCATATTTTTAGTTCATTGCAATCATGAGAGTAAATTAGTATGGTGGAAGGTCGGACTCGGATGGTGAAGTTCCTCCGAGGAACTCCCCAAACGGTGTAGAAGTCCCGTCAGATCCATCCCCCGTCTCCATTCTTTTCTGCCAAATTTTTTGTTGTTCTTTTATCAAGTATGCACGGACTGATTCATCAACGCACATAGGGTTCAtccttaatattttattttcttctttaaaAGCCATTATCGCATTCCTTTGTTTCTCAATATCAATGAGCTGCTGTCGATGTACCTCAGCATTCTCCATCACAACCACCATTTTCTCAGTAAATTTGGCCATGGTGGAGATGTCCTTCAAGTGTTCTTCAGTAGCTTTTCTTTTGGCTTTGGCCTTTTTTATGCCAATTGGACGCTGATAACTCCCTCCTGATGGATTATTTTCATCCAGGTTTATAGCAAACCCAGATAGCCCTGGAGAATCGGGTGTCGGTGATTCGGTGTTGGGAGAATAGTCAGACTGGGATGAGTCGATACTCACGTGCTTTGGTATGAAATTAGGTAAAATAGCGTTTGATGACCTAAACTTCTCTTGGTCCTTAAGCAAAGACCATACATGATCCAGCCGCCAAGTCGACCCAGCTGATTGCTTAAATAAGGCTTTTGCTTGATCCAACTATAATAAGGGATGAATTGTATCTTAGTCAcataaagtaaaaaaatatagtttcacagaaatatgataaaaaaaattaattactcaCAATGTCTTTCTCAGAAGTACCACTTGGACGGCTAAGTTCCACCTGGCTAACACATGAACTAAAGTTTTGGACAATCTTGTTTATGTTGAACCAGCGACATTGGAAGGCCTTAGTAGTTCGAGGCTCTGTTGAGTTACCAGCGAGTTGTTCGTTGTATGTAGCTGCCACTCGTGACCATAACCTATCGCGTGATTGGTTTATACCAATTATTGGATTTTGGGAGACATCAAGATAAGCCATCACGAGTAGTTTGTCCTCCTCGATTGAGAAGGCAGCACCACGTTTAGATGAAGTCATTTgattgtaaataattattcaatttgTAGGAGTGGTCTCAATGCTTCGTATGATGCTTCAATTTATAGCCAAAACATTTTGATAAGAAATCTGGATCAACGGtctcaattaaaattaaatctgATCTAACggtagaaatttaaattaattagattgATCTAACAAATACACATCCCGTGACAACTGCAAAAAATATAGACCAGAGTTGACAAATGAGTTGTCTCTGATTGTGACTAGACACCACGTGACAACATGCATTATATAAATTAGACAAACCCCCTTGTCAGTTGGCTTTATTAATACACAACCCGTGACAAAAAAAATGAGTTGCCTTTTACtccatataatattaaaaataaattaaaatatctaaCATAACTAAACTAACAAGTGTCACCACTTATTTAAAGACCAGTGGCTTCTTGTTAATTTACTCAACTTGCTCAAAAATGAATTTTCATGAAGGAGGTCCTTCAAGGTTTTCTTTCTATGCGTCCTCGTCGTCATCTGACGACGAAGATCAACCTAGTGCCAACATACAGAATGAGATGAATCGCATTGACGAACAACAAACGGTTTTAAGCCAACTCATAAACAGTGCCACCGTTGTCTCCAATTACTTCCAAGAAAGTGATAATTTGCACCGACAAGGCTCGATCACTGGCCATGTTGTGATTAATCGAGACAGATTAGCTGCCGAACTACGCTTGTACAATGACTATTTTTCTGAGTCTCCAATGTACAATGAATCAATGTTCAAGAGACGTTTTCGAATGTCTCGTCGGCTATTCTTGAGAATTATGGAATCCGTTCAACAACATGACAATTACTTCGTACAGAAAGTAGATGCGTTGGGGAGGCCTGGGTTGTCCCCATACCAGAAGATAACAGCTGCAATGCGTATCTTAGCATACGGTATGGCGGCAGATTCAACGGATGAATATATTAAAATCGGGGAGTCTACTGCGATTGAAAGTTTAAAAAGATTTTGTCGGGCTGTGGTGGAGGTTTTTGGTGACTGGTATCTTCGGTCTCCAAATGTTGAGGACATTGAAAGGATTCTTCTTATTGGAAAACAACGTGGATTCCCGGGGATGCTAGGAAGCCTAGATTGTATGCATTGGAAGTGGAAAAACTGTCCAACAGGTTGGGCTGGACAATATGCTGGTCGTAGCAGAAAACCAACCATCATTTTGGAGGCCGTAGCAGATTACGAGTTGTGGATATGGCATGCATACTTTGGTTTGCCAGGTTCAAACAATGACGTTAATGTGTTATCAAAATCTCATCTCTTTGTTAATTTGGCCAATGGTGTAGCTCCCCCTGCTAAGTATGTCATACAAGGAAAAGAATGCACCATGGGATACTACCTAGCAGATGGTATATATCCAAAGTGGCCTACTCTAGTGCAAACAATTCACAATCCACAAGGTCCAAAGAAGAAATATTTTGCAGCACGACAAGAAAGTTGTAGAAAAGATGTTGAACGAGCATTTGGAGTATTGCAATCAAAGTGGGCGATAATCACTGGACCTGCACGAGTTTGGAGGAAACAAGTGTTGCATGATATCATGACAACGTGCATTataatgcataatatgattattgAAGACGAAAGAGAATTGAATGTGCCAGTCACAGATTATCGTGAGGCACCCATCCCAGATGTTGAAATGGCACATGATGAGCATGTCCGATTTCAAGAGTTTCTTGCACGCCAtcgtaaaataaaagataaatcgGCTCACTATGCACTCCGAGATGCTCTTATTGACCATTTGTTGGAGGAGTACAGTAATTCGgaatattagtatttttaatagTCAATTTGTATGTTGTTATTTAAATCAT
Proteins encoded in this window:
- the LOC140989038 gene encoding uncharacterized protein — translated: MTSSKRGAAFSIEEDKLLVMAYLDVSQNPIIGINQSRDRLWSRVAATYNEQLAGNSTEPRTTKAFQCRWFNINKIVQNFSSCVSQVELSRPSGTSEKDILDQAKALFKQSAGSTWRLDHVWSLLKDQEKFRSSNAILPNFIPKHVSIDSSQSDYSPNTESPTPDSPGLSGFAINLDENNPSGGSYQRPIGIKKAKAKRKATEEHLKDISTMAKFTEKMVVVMENAEVHRQQLIDIEKQRNAIMAFKEENKILRMNPMCVDESVRAYLIKEQQKIWQKRMETGDGSDGTSTPFGEFLGGTSPSESDLPPY
- the LOC140987596 gene encoding protein ANTAGONIST OF LIKE HETEROCHROMATIN PROTEIN 1-like encodes the protein MNFHEGGPSRFSFYASSSSSDDEDQPSANIQNEMNRIDEQQTVLSQLINSATVVSNYFQESDNLHRQGSITGHVVINRDRLAAELRLYNDYFSESPMYNESMFKRRFRMSRRLFLRIMESVQQHDNYFVQKVDALGRPGLSPYQKITAAMRILAYGMAADSTDEYIKIGESTAIESLKRFCRAVVEVFGDWYLRSPNVEDIERILLIGKQRGFPGMLGSLDCMHWKWKNCPTGWAGQYAGRSRKPTIILEAVADYELWIWHAYFGLPGSNNDVNVLSKSHLFVNLANGVAPPAKYVIQGKECTMGYYLADGIYPKWPTLVQTIHNPQGPKKKYFAARQESCRKDVERAFGVLQSKWAIITGPARVWRKQVLHDIMTTCIIMHNMIIEDERELNVPVTDYREAPIPDVEMAHDEHVRFQEFLARHRKIKDKSAHYALRDALIDHLLEEYSNSEY